Genomic segment of Streptomyces sp. NBC_01210:
GGCTACCCCTCTCGTCGAGCTTGGCGGCATCATGGGCGATCCTGTCTTGAAGGAATCGAAGCGCCATTTAGGGAATTATCCCCAACCTGCCTTGCGGCGAGGATTTCCAAGACGGTTCTTATTTTCCAAACTCGACCGATATCGGATTCTCTATTGATGCGCCCCGAGTAGACTCCAAGCAGATTTCCAGCAGGCGCAGAAAGGAAGGCGGTCTTTCCGTCTTCCATCTCGGTGGCTCCTCCTGGGGAATAATTAATTACCGGAGAACCTGATTGCCCCTCTCGGGTTCGGGCATCAATCAAAAAACAGGGGAGCAGGTTGTAATCGATTTCCATGTCGGATGCAATCGCACCCTTCGTCCATATAGCCACGGAGCCGCCCGATGATTCCCCGAAAGGGAAGCCGACTATGTTGACCCAATCTGAGACTCCAGCTCGAAGTCTGGTCTGCATGAATTCTTCCTCGTAGGGAAGGATGTGTACTCCTGATGTGTTAGTGAGGGGCAGGGCGACTACGTCGACACGCCGGGCATATTCTGGGTGCTCGAACCATAGGGGGTATCCGTGTGTGTCGATGAGCGGCTCATCAAAGTCCGCCCAGCGCACGTGCGAAGAGGTTACCTCCGTTAGATGTCGAATGGTTAGAGTGTCCGGAGTGGCTCCCGACACGGCTATCGGCTGTCCATCGGTAGGATTGCGCCCGCTTGTCACGTGCCAGTTGGTGATGAGAAAGGGGTTCCCTTCGTGGACTACGGTGAATCCCGTTGCAGAGCCGAGGTGATGGCCATTTACCTTTGCGGAGAGGTAGAGGGATCTAATGGAGGGAGGGGCGAGAGCCATACCCTTTCCAATCGGATAGGGGGATTCTTGGGAGACCGCCATTGCGAGGTGCCTGACGTTTCCCCTACGCCGACGGGGCTGCCGGCACCGGTAACAGGAGGTGGCCTACTGCAATTTAGCTGCCCAAGGCCGTACATGTGGGTGTTTCTCGCCCAACAGTCGCAGAAGCGTTCAAGGTTGGCGGAGCGGGTTTGGTCGGTGTCCTGCCTGGTTTGGGGTTGTGCATGATCAGGGGGCCGTACGCTTGCCGGCTACTCGGGCAGGTTTCACCCCTGCCCGCAATGTGTCCGAGTGGCCCCCTGGTCTTGCTCGACGCGGGACCCGGATCGGGGAGGTGGGTAAAGCCCAAGACCGGGAAGTTAGGGCGGTCTTGCTGGTTGACGTGGGAACGGAGCCCGGCGCGAGCTGTGAGTGTCGAGGTCACGGTTCGAGGGGGCTCCGTTGTCTGTTCAGTGTGCCACTGCCGGCGTGGTTGGGGACCGGTCGCGGGTGTGGGAGCCCGGTCATTTAGGGGTGCTGACGCGGTGGGTGCCGCCGTCGCTGGTGGACGACGTCATCCGGGCGGCGGGCCGAAAGGAACGTCGGGTGCGGCTGCTGCCGGCCCGGGTGGCGGTCTACTTCGTGCTGGCCATGGCTCTGTTCACCGACTGTGGGTATCGCGGGGTGTGGGCGGCGCTGACGGCCGGGCTGCCCGGACCACCGGTCCCCGATCCGTCGACGGCAGCGTTGCGGCAGGCCAGGCGCCGACGGGGGACAGCACCGCTGGCCCTGCTCTTCGACCGGCTGCGCGGACCGCTCGGCACCACCGACACGAGGGGAGTGTTCTGGCGAGGGCTGCGGCTGGTGGCCTGGGACGGGACCTGTCTGGAGGTCGCCGACAGCCCCGCGAACCTCGCTCACTTCACCAGGCACGGCGTGCGCACCACGCGCCCGGCCGGGTACCCCCAGGTCAGGCTGACGGCCCTGATCGAATGCGGCACCCGGGCAGTGATCGACGCGGTCTTCGGACCGGTGCGGCACAAGGAACTACCGCAAGCCCACGACCTGCTGCCCGCCCTGGAGCCGGGCATGCTGCTGCCGGCCGACCGCGGCTACGACGGTTACCAGGCGATCCGGGGCGCCGCGGACACCGGCGCCGACCTGCTCTGGCGCGTAACGGCCGGACGTCTGCTGCCCGTCATCCACCCACTGCCGGACGGCACCCACCTGACCCTGATCTGCGACCGCCGCTCCGGCGACCGGCTCGCCCAGTGGCATCACCGCGGCCGCATCACCGCACAGCCCTCGAACCTGACCGCGATCACCATGCGCGTGATCAGCTACCAGATCACCGTCACCGCCGCGGACGGCACCACCCGCACCAGCACCATCCGCCTGGTCACCACCCTGCTGGACCCGAACAAGCACCTGGCGGCCGAGCTGGCCGCCCTCTACCACCAACGCTGGGAGATCGAGACCGCCTACTACGGACTGAAAGTCCCGGCAGGGCTCTGCCGGGACTTCCGTCGGGCACCACTTTGGTCCAGAAATGCCTGGTCAGAGACACGCATCTTGTTGTCCCGTCCAGGTCCGACCGCGTCATGCCAGCACGTCCGCTCACGCATCGCTCACGCAGAGGGCTGCCGCCCCGGGGAGCGAGTGCGGTGGGCAGATTGAGGTACACCTGCGCGGCTCCGCCCTGCAGCTGGTTCGGGCCACGCGAGTCACCGTTTCACCGGCGGCTTGGCGTACGGTCCGCCGCCCCGGGCTCCGTGCAGGAGGTGGAGGCCCACGTCCGCGGCACCGACCAGGGGGCCGTTGAGGCTGCCTTCGTCGAGGTTTGCGCACAGGCTGTGGACCGAGCGCAGAATCCCGGGAAGTACGGAGACATCGACGAGTGGTAGCTCGCGTCCCTGCACCTCGCGAAGCCGGGCGACGGGAATCCCGGGCCCGGCTTCGCTGGTGCCGCCGTGGTGGCCGGGCCGGGAGCAGGGGCTATATACGCTCCCACCTGCGATCAAGAACAAGATCATCAGTCACTCCGGAGGCGATGCCCACCGATGTCCCCAACTGCCTGAATACGCAAGGTCGCGGACGTAGGTGAATGAGACCGGAACTGAGACCAAGGACTGGCGACTCCGGCCCTTGCGGTGACTTGGTACTCGTGGCGCCAACGGACGCTCACTTTGAACCCACGGCCTCTTCATCCCGAATGAGGTTCGGTAAAGATCGACACCGACCTCTTTGCTGTTTTTCCTGGTCAGGGCGTTGGGATGCCGTCGTCTCGGAGGGGCTTGGGGAGCAGAGCGGCTCCCAGTTGGCTCCCCAGTAGCTTGGTCAGCTCCGCGCCAAATCCGCCGCAGAGCGCCGGTCTCCGCCTCCGCGCGCTCTCGCGAGTTCATGACGCTCCGCG
This window contains:
- a CDS encoding trypsin-like peptidase domain-containing protein, with translation MAVSQESPYPIGKGMALAPPSIRSLYLSAKVNGHHLGSATGFTVVHEGNPFLITNWHVTSGRNPTDGQPIAVSGATPDTLTIRHLTEVTSSHVRWADFDEPLIDTHGYPLWFEHPEYARRVDVVALPLTNTSGVHILPYEEEFMQTRLRAGVSDWVNIVGFPFGESSGGSVAIWTKGAIASDMEIDYNLLPCFLIDARTREGQSGSPVINYSPGGATEMEDGKTAFLSAPAGNLLGVYSGRINRESDIGRVWKIRTVLEILAARQVGDNSLNGASIPSRQDRP
- a CDS encoding IS4 family transposase, with amino-acid sequence MLTRWVPPSLVDDVIRAAGRKERRVRLLPARVAVYFVLAMALFTDCGYRGVWAALTAGLPGPPVPDPSTAALRQARRRRGTAPLALLFDRLRGPLGTTDTRGVFWRGLRLVAWDGTCLEVADSPANLAHFTRHGVRTTRPAGYPQVRLTALIECGTRAVIDAVFGPVRHKELPQAHDLLPALEPGMLLPADRGYDGYQAIRGAADTGADLLWRVTAGRLLPVIHPLPDGTHLTLICDRRSGDRLAQWHHRGRITAQPSNLTAITMRVISYQITVTAADGTTRTSTIRLVTTLLDPNKHLAAELAALYHQRWEIETAYYGLKVPAGLCRDFRRAPLWSRNAWSETRILLSRPGPTASCQHVRSRIAHAEGCRPGERVRWAD